Proteins co-encoded in one Papaver somniferum cultivar HN1 chromosome 5, ASM357369v1, whole genome shotgun sequence genomic window:
- the LOC113281465 gene encoding protein trichome birefringence-like 2 isoform X1 translates to MRKLRIWETLLSYSIGMKRKGRSILLGFGFVIGASVLILTVICFLFPSISPSLMNPLLQTNLDKYYIKFSFPNWLSSSSNLTNNSTSNTTVSPPPSFSPPPSISSPYSVTPSPSPSSPYSTSSSPSPSPYSIPSSRSPSPSSPDSISSSPSPSPSYPPQSPSLTSPSPELIKNYTDNSQTETNYTETNRFKNSSTIAIDTPKVGGPVVPEEKSITTLTPGNVSTGSSNKSNEKKQGNGDRDNCDISDGEWVRVNDPIIHYPPGSCPYLEKQPFDCHSNGKPDNEYLNWQWQWKSHPRNAGCSNNIPSSLNATDFLERLRGKKLVFSGDSLNRNMYMSMICIFWSVISDKSRIVRPSMYSDYKTRGDMSLIFKDYNCSVVFVWSPFLVNETNSKTRRMRLRPLVPEVETMRLDQIDGTAANVYQDADIVIFDSWHWWNTEKTNNGINYYQEGNYLYPKMGLDVAYKKAFTTWRRWIDNNIDSTKTQVVFRGFSLSHFVGGRWNTGGQCNLNTKPIPTIEKYKNPAPSHVKIIEDALRRMKTPVLYIDVGKLTFYRADAHPSIYGKNYTAQERKAAMHHQDCSHWCLPGVPDTWNELLYVSLLKAGKGSFDPSL, encoded by the exons ATGAGGAAGCTTAGAATTTGGGAGACGTTATTAAGTTACTCAATAGGGATGAAGAGaaaaggaagatcaatacttctTGGTTTTGGTTTCGTCATTGGAGCTTCAGTGCTTATTCTTACAGTTATTTGTTTCTTGTTCCCATCAATTTCTCCGTCGCTGATGAATCCACTGCTTCAAACAAATCTTGATAAATACTATATCAAATTTTCTTTTCCCAATTGGTTATCCTCTTCCAGTAATTTGACAAATAATAGTACTAGTAATACTACTGTATCTCCTCCACCTTCTTTCTCTCCGCCTCCGTCtatatcttctccttattctgTAACTCCATCTCCGTCTCCATCTTCCCCTTATTCTACATCATCGTCTCCGTCTCCGTCCCCTTATTCTATACCCTCGTCTCgttctccatctccatcttcCCCTGATTCTATATCCTCGTCTCCTTCTCCATCTCCGTCATATCCACCCCAGTCTCCGTCTCTGACTTCTCCTTCTCCAGAGCTAATAAAAAATTACACCGATAACAGCCAAACGGAGACGAATTACACGGAAACAAACCGTTTTAAGAATTCAAGTACTATTGCTATTGATACTCCTAAAGTTGGAGGACCGGTGGTTCCAGAAGAAAAATCTATTACGACGCTAACCCCAGGGAATGTTTCTACTGGAAGTAGTAATAAATCAAATGAGAAGAAACAAGGAAATGGTGATCGTGATAATTGTGATATTTCCGATGGTGAATGGGTTCGGGTCAATGATCCAATCATACATTATCCTCCGGGTTCTTGTCCGTACCTCGAAAAACAACCTTTCGATTGTCACAGTAACGGGAAACCTGATAATGAGTACCTAAACTGGCAATGGCAGTGGAAATCTCACCCAAGAAATGCAGGGTGCAGTAATAACATTCCCAG CTCCCTAAATGCGACCGATTTCCTTGAGAGATTGAGAGGAAAGAAATTGGTGTTTTCAGGGGATTCTTTGAACAGGAATATGTACATGTCTATGATATGCATCTTTTGGAGCGTAATTTCGGACAAAAGCAGAATTGTTAGGCCTTCTATGTATTCAGATTACAAGACAAGGGGAGATATGTCTTTAATATTCAAG GACTACAACTGTTCTGTAGTGTTTGTGTGGTCGCCGTTCCTCGTCAATGAAACAAATTCTAAGACGCGTAGAATGAGGTTAAGACCATTGGTACCAGAGGTAGAGACCATGAGATTGGACCAGATTGACGGGACAGCGGCAAACGTGTATCAAGATGCTGACATTGTAATTTTTGATTCATGGCATTGGTGGAACACCGAGAAAACTAACAATGG AATCAACTACTATCAAGAAGGCAATTACTTATACCCCAAAATGGGTTTGGATGTGGCATACAAGAAAGCTTTTACTACTTGGAGGAGATGGATTGACAACAACATTGATTCTACCAAAACCCAAGTTGTTTTCAGAGGATTTTCGCTTTCCCATTTTGT AGGAGGGAGATGGAACACAGGTGGACAATGCAACttaaatacaaagccaataccaACGATCGAAAAATACAAAAACCCTGCACCATCACATGTGAAAATTATAGAAGACGCTCTTCGGCGGATGAAGACTCCCGTTTTATATATCGATGTTGGTAAACTAACATTTTATCGAGCGGATGCTCATCCATCGATATATGGCAAAAACTACACTGCTCAGGAGAGAAAGGCAGCTATGCATCATCAGGATTGTAGTCATTGGTGCTTACCAGGTGTACCTGATACCTGGAATGAATTGTTGTATGTTAGTCTGTTGAAGGCTGGTAAAGGGTCTTTTGACCCCTCACTGTAA
- the LOC113281465 gene encoding protein trichome birefringence-like 2 isoform X2: MRKLRIWETLLSYSIGMKRKGRSILLGFGFVIGASVLILTVICFLFPSISPSLMNPLLQTNLDKYYIKFSFPNWLSSSSNLTNNSTSNTTVSPPPSFSPPPSISSPYSVTPSPSPSSPYSTSSSPSPSPYSIPSSRSPSPSSPDSISSSPSPSPSYPPQSPSLTSPSPELIKNYTDNSQTETNYTETNRFKNSSTIAIDTPKVGGPVVPEEKSITTLTPGNVSTGSSNKSNEKKQGNGDRDNCDISDGEWVRVNDPIIHYPPGSCPYLEKQPFDCHSNGKPDNEYLNWQWQWKSHPRNAGCSNNIPSSLNATDFLERLRGKKLVFSGDSLNRNMYMSMICIFWSVISDKSRIVRPSMYSDYKTRGDMSLIFKDYNCSVVFVWSPFLVNETNSKTRRMRLRPLVPEVETMRLDQIDGTAANVYQDADIVIFDSWHWWNTEKTNNGINYYQEGNYLYPKMGLDVAYKKAFTTWRRWIDNNIDSTKTQRREMEHRWTMQLKYKANTNDRKIQKPCTITCENYRRRSSADEDSRFIYRCW; the protein is encoded by the exons ATGAGGAAGCTTAGAATTTGGGAGACGTTATTAAGTTACTCAATAGGGATGAAGAGaaaaggaagatcaatacttctTGGTTTTGGTTTCGTCATTGGAGCTTCAGTGCTTATTCTTACAGTTATTTGTTTCTTGTTCCCATCAATTTCTCCGTCGCTGATGAATCCACTGCTTCAAACAAATCTTGATAAATACTATATCAAATTTTCTTTTCCCAATTGGTTATCCTCTTCCAGTAATTTGACAAATAATAGTACTAGTAATACTACTGTATCTCCTCCACCTTCTTTCTCTCCGCCTCCGTCtatatcttctccttattctgTAACTCCATCTCCGTCTCCATCTTCCCCTTATTCTACATCATCGTCTCCGTCTCCGTCCCCTTATTCTATACCCTCGTCTCgttctccatctccatcttcCCCTGATTCTATATCCTCGTCTCCTTCTCCATCTCCGTCATATCCACCCCAGTCTCCGTCTCTGACTTCTCCTTCTCCAGAGCTAATAAAAAATTACACCGATAACAGCCAAACGGAGACGAATTACACGGAAACAAACCGTTTTAAGAATTCAAGTACTATTGCTATTGATACTCCTAAAGTTGGAGGACCGGTGGTTCCAGAAGAAAAATCTATTACGACGCTAACCCCAGGGAATGTTTCTACTGGAAGTAGTAATAAATCAAATGAGAAGAAACAAGGAAATGGTGATCGTGATAATTGTGATATTTCCGATGGTGAATGGGTTCGGGTCAATGATCCAATCATACATTATCCTCCGGGTTCTTGTCCGTACCTCGAAAAACAACCTTTCGATTGTCACAGTAACGGGAAACCTGATAATGAGTACCTAAACTGGCAATGGCAGTGGAAATCTCACCCAAGAAATGCAGGGTGCAGTAATAACATTCCCAG CTCCCTAAATGCGACCGATTTCCTTGAGAGATTGAGAGGAAAGAAATTGGTGTTTTCAGGGGATTCTTTGAACAGGAATATGTACATGTCTATGATATGCATCTTTTGGAGCGTAATTTCGGACAAAAGCAGAATTGTTAGGCCTTCTATGTATTCAGATTACAAGACAAGGGGAGATATGTCTTTAATATTCAAG GACTACAACTGTTCTGTAGTGTTTGTGTGGTCGCCGTTCCTCGTCAATGAAACAAATTCTAAGACGCGTAGAATGAGGTTAAGACCATTGGTACCAGAGGTAGAGACCATGAGATTGGACCAGATTGACGGGACAGCGGCAAACGTGTATCAAGATGCTGACATTGTAATTTTTGATTCATGGCATTGGTGGAACACCGAGAAAACTAACAATGG AATCAACTACTATCAAGAAGGCAATTACTTATACCCCAAAATGGGTTTGGATGTGGCATACAAGAAAGCTTTTACTACTTGGAGGAGATGGATTGACAACAACATTGATTCTACCAAAACCCAA AGGAGGGAGATGGAACACAGGTGGACAATGCAACttaaatacaaagccaataccaACGATCGAAAAATACAAAAACCCTGCACCATCACATGTGAAAATTATAGAAGACGCTCTTCGGCGGATGAAGACTCCCGTTTTATATATCGATGTTGGTAA